Within Micavibrio sp. TMED2, the genomic segment TTCGGTGGCCCCCCAGTCACGGGCCTGGGTTACCCAGTCCATGGTGGAATAGGCGGTCAGCATGATGAACGGCATGAAGCGGATGGCTTCATTATCGTGAGTGCGGATCCATTTGAGCAGGTCGAGGCCGTTCATCGGCTTCATCGCCCAGTCGGAAATGACCACATCGTAATCCGAATGGCTGTCCATACCATTGCTGGTGGAGCGAAGCAGTTCCGAGATGGCATCCTCGCCATTGCTGATCGAGGTGATGTTGCCGACCTCAAGATTTTCCAGCAGCGCCATCATGATCTCGCGCATGAACGAGCTGTCCTCGACCAGAAGGATCGACAGTTTGCTCAGGTCATAAACAAGATTGGAAGTTGCCACAGTCGCAGGGTTTCTGAAGTTGTTTAACGGTTATTCATTCGACAAATCATATGGCGCGAACTCTCTGTTTATCAAAGCCATGTCATTTTTTCCACCTTAGTATCAGCAAGTCTCCCCCGCACAAATCGGGGGATGCCGGACGAACACAGGATGTTTTCCGGCATTTGCACCCGACTTTCCGATGTGATTTGGTCACGTGTGCAGGATAACCCGCAGTGACGATCAAAATGTTAATATATCAGGAACCTTGTGTTGTTCATGATCGGACACTAGGTTCCCGCTCGATAGGCGTTGTTCGACGTCCCACCCACTGATGAGAGAAGACAAGACATGTACGGTGCTGATCCGTTCCTGTGGCTGATCCTGACAGTCATTGGCATTTACAAGTTTATCGTATTCGTCGCCGTGATTGCGCATCTGCTGGTGCAATTCAATGTGATCAATACCGGCAATCGCTTTGTCTATCTGGTCTATGATTTTCTGATGCGGGCAACCGAACCCGCCTTGCGGAAAATCCGTCAGTATCTGCCGGCCATGGGTGGGATTGATCTGTCACCGCTGGTCTTGCTGATCGGACTTGAGTTCCTCAGCCGTCTTATCGTTTACGTCTGGCCGTTATAATGACTGCAACTCTGATTGATGGAAAAGCGACGGCGGCAACCGTTCGCGAACATGTCGCCAGTGCTGTTGCCGATCTGGTCGCAGCCGGTGTGCCGAAACCCGCACTGGCGGTCGTGCTGGTCGGCGAGGATCCGGCCAGTCAGGTCTATGTCGGCAGCAAGGGCAAGGCAACGGAAGCGGCAGGCATGACCAGTATCGAGCATCGCCTGCCTGCCGATGTGCCGGAGAGCGATTTGCTCAAACTGATTGCCGAGATGAATGCCGATCCGGTGGTCAATGGCATTCTGGTGCAACTGCCCCTGCCGAAACATATCGACGAGGACCGGGTCATTGCCGCCATTGATCCGATCAAGGATGTGGACGGTTTTCATCCGCTCAATGTCGGTGCGCTGGCCTCGGGTACCCGTGGTCTGGTGCCCTGCACGCCGCTCGGTTGCCGCCATCTGGTCAATACGGTCCATGGCAATGACCTGTCCGGTCTGACTGCCGTGATCATAGGTCGGTCGAATATTGTCGGCAAGCCGATGGCGCAGCTGCTGCTCGCGGCCAATGCCACGGTGACCATTGCCCATTCACGTACCGCCGACCTGCCTGCGCTCGCGGCCACGGCGGATATTCTGGTGGCGGCTGTTGGTCGCCCTGAAATGGTACGCGGTGACTGGGTCAAGCCCGGCGCCACGGTCATTGATGTGGGCATCAACCGTCTGGCACCCGATGACACCAGCCCGAAAGGCCGTCTGGTCGGTGATGTGGCCTTCGATGAGGCGAAGGCTGTCGCCGGTGCCATTACCCCGGTCCCGGGCGGTGTCGGTCCCATGACCATTGCCTGCCTGCTGGTCAATACCGTACTCGCCTGCTGTCAACAGCATGACAGGCCGGTCCCGGCGATCATCGATCACTTCTCTATTTAAGGATTTTGAGCCGAAACGGCGGGTCAGCGTCTGCCGCTGTCATTGCCACCGGCGGCGGCTTCACGTTCCTGCTGCTGGCGCAGTTGCGCCCGGCGGTCATGGGCCGGTG encodes:
- a CDS encoding bifunctional methylenetetrahydrofolate dehydrogenase/methenyltetrahydrofolate cyclohydrolase translates to MTATLIDGKATAATVREHVASAVADLVAAGVPKPALAVVLVGEDPASQVYVGSKGKATEAAGMTSIEHRLPADVPESDLLKLIAEMNADPVVNGILVQLPLPKHIDEDRVIAAIDPIKDVDGFHPLNVGALASGTRGLVPCTPLGCRHLVNTVHGNDLSGLTAVIIGRSNIVGKPMAQLLLAANATVTIAHSRTADLPALAATADILVAAVGRPEMVRGDWVKPGATVIDVGINRLAPDDTSPKGRLVGDVAFDEAKAVAGAITPVPGGVGPMTIACLLVNTVLACCQQHDRPVPAIIDHFSI